One segment of Cutaneotrichosporon cavernicola HIS019 DNA, chromosome: 4 DNA contains the following:
- the ssh4 gene encoding uncharacterized protein (Domain in SPla and the RYanodine Receptor): MGFLSVAPTSYSEEQLNIHLVSLATLPVIVTSPKPDLPPGVQAPIALEEDDDDDDDAPFSKSLRNTLARLTQTTPPTAKEVARMLTSLQQRKQDLGTYTASKVVRAAEAEILTRSVSIIWAEVLREFVESALALLDDEVWWERSMSSRIGPLVYLVQSLPERVWHALGGGEESESWHVKVSSVNWRNAIQLPSSSSLSRLFRPLHVGDGAQKFTAKLQALASPLVLTKREMLSNRQTLGTAAGLAASHVGLLASNGPNWSFQRVGAAASSSDLVDETTRIYGILADVLNIKPSEKTVSFKDERSSRKSRRSQTQAATKVTPEMLADVVTKYLPEMRQVVHNTLEEYGRPSVFTRFWFTVLFLPPALYFGARSVVKNKEWITEQVYNGKETIKGFFVQWVWEPVEDIFNTMRGGGEGLSLAPETVKADEESLQRMVVDFGRDVYHLNDSELAALRVKVESGDMEEVLKAYENEIRHPIKSALFGHLIRTLLIQIQKTKTDLSVALQGLDQLLRSQQLTFAFVGVAPSVLLLYGFWGWLQRLYAGEGRQKGRRRRYFHSLRDIEELLLKAPEDDALMSDKDRGLLIVTTSGLRVWATGIGSGVRQAFLDDLRMFEDQTLTRADKLLVTTSVQTYCGHLFLLRQSLFPHLRPTVPPSITSTVRMDTSTISFSNDVPDTPPRTLSAPHDRIEPGLHHTRLAEQRSPATKNQEGVQIDSSSAVASHSGSRATRVKAISRLAKMPVKIGRYEYISAVPGASGVVQAVPHSVKVIGDIHMRPSDFDSGDGPSTVLIVFIPILVVALTVLLGILIFLIALLCMKRQRGIRLAEDGGPLDLSKGDGVIGEGGVEGVEQRWLETCNADVREAYLRSKDWQGQYPPSSVPTDITLSQFLSIQEKGVAAWAFEPDYEENLSLYVQSRTEITFLSDGPGMAVREGGGNSVMANLPLPKLNEVYYWEVKMYEKPVTTEVAIGLATKPYPSFRLPGWNRSSVAYFASDGFKSHNYPFTASSYGPPLAEGDVLGVGYRPRTGTVFFTRNGRKLEDCYTGLHRLNLFPTVGANGPATLHVNLGQAGFVFIEANVKKWGLAPMTGTLAPPPAYGSEGGSILIEAGYGTPGSSQPNLSGIGALLEAARNRAVAHGSSSSTPIIPSRSLAHAPSTPRSSRRHRRNHSNLMPSPLRGGDHLHPAEVSSYRSPTDTPQIEARVPDVEDLDSDGSDSDTGSARSPPNPPTPNVLDISMNSLRVTSESGTHESENSGETARPRTLQREPSLGPPQDSPPPPGYAPLDPHVYSQGLPGDLPEELINQAIAAMSDVGPSTPTPVRSPSPPPRGPLGWLRGLTGGE; the protein is encoded by the exons tccaggCGTGCAGGCGCCCATTGCACtagaagaagacgacgatgatgacgacgacgcgccaTTCTCGAAGAGCCTCCGGAATACTCTTGCTCGGTTGACGCAGACTACGCCCCCGACGGCCAAGGAGGTTGCGCGCATGCTCACGAGCCTCCAGCAGCGCAAACAGGACTTGGGCACATATACTGCGTCCAAGGTCGTCCGCGCAGCCGAGGCTGAGATCCTCACGCGCTCCGTCAGCATCATCTGGGCTGAGGTACTGCGCGAGTTTGTTGAAAGCGCACTCGCACtcctggacgacgaggtgtgGTGGGAGCGCTCCATGTCCTCGCGTATCGGGCCGCTCGTGTACTTGGTGCAAT CCCTACCGGAGCGCGTCTGGCATGCGCTCGGCGGAGGTGAGGAGTCAGAGTCGTGGCATGTAAAGGTCTCGAGTGTGAACTGGCGCAACGCGATTCAGTTGCCCTCGTCTTCAAGCCTGTCCCGCCTGTTCCGGCCCCTCCATGTCGGCGATGGGGCGCAGAAGTTCACGGCCAAGCTGCAGGCGCTGGCCTCTCCGCTTGTTCTGACCAAGCGCGAAATGCTGTCCAACCGGCAAACGCTTGGTACCGCCGCCGGTCTCGCAGCCAGTCACGTCGGCCTGCTTGCAAGCAACGGTCCAAACTGGTCGTTCCAGAGGGTCGGCGCCGctgcgtcctcgtccgaccTCGTTGACGAGACTACGCGCATCTACGGCATTCTTGCCGACGTCCTCAACATCAAACCCAGCGAGAAGACCGTCTCGTTCAAGGACGAAAGAAGCTCGCGCAAGTCTAGACGCTCGCAAACCCAGGCTGCGACAAAGGTGACTCCCGAGATGCTTGCCGACGTGGTCACGAAGTATCTCCCTGAGATGCGCCAGGTCGTGCACAACACTCTGGAGGAGTACGGCCGCCCATCTGTCTTCACCCGGTTCTGGTTCACCGTCCTGTTCCTCCCTCCGGCGCTCTACTTTGGTGCCCGGTCGGTCGTCAAGAACAAGGAATGGATCACTGAGCAAGTCTACAATGGCAAGGAAACGATCAAGGGCTTCTTCGTGCAGTGGGTCTGGGAACCCGTCGAGGACATCTTCAACACGAtgcgcggaggaggggagggtctctccctcgccccgGAAAcggtcaaggccgacgaggaaaGTTTGCAGCGCATGGTCGTAGATTTCGGTCGCGATGTGTACCACCTGAACGACTCTGAACTCGCGGCCTTAcgcgtcaaggtcgagtCGGGCGACATGGAGGAGGTTCTCAAGGCGTACGAGAACGAAATCCGACACCCGATCAAGTCGGCGTTGTTCGGCCACCTCATCCGTACCCTCCTCATCCAGATCCAGAAGACTAAG accGACCTGTCAGTGGCGCTGCAGGGCCTTGACCAGCTCCTACGCTCGCAGCAGCTGACGTTTGCGTTCGTCGGTGTGGCGCCCTCGGTTCTCCTCCTCTATGGCTTCTGGGGTTGGCTGCAGCGTCTCTACGCTGGCGAGGGTCGGCAAAagggccgccgccggcgctACTTCCACAGTTTGCGCGACAttgaggagctcctcctcaaggcgccagaggacgacgcgctcatgTCGGACAAGGACCGGGGTCTGCTAATCGTCACGACGTCGGGTCTGCGTGTATGGGCGACGGGGATTGGCTCTGGAGTGCGCCAG GCATTCCTGGATGACTTGCGGATGTTTGAGGACCAAACGCTCACACGGGCAGACAAGTTGCTGGTT ACGACCTCC GTACAAACCTATTGTGGCCACTTGTTCTTGCTCCGACAGTCACTCTTTCCACATCTACGTCCTACTGTACCGCCTAGCATCACATCAACGGTGCGGATGGACACATCGACAATCTCGTTTTCCAACGACGTTCCAGACACACCGCCGCGTACGCTTTCGGCTCCCCACGATCGCATAGAGCCTGGACTTCACCACACGCGCTTGGCCGAACAGCGCTCACCAGCGACCAAGAACCAGGAGGGGGTCCAGATcgacagcagcagcgccgTAGCATCGCATTCCGGGTCGCGTGCGACCCGCGTGAAAGCTATCTCACGACTCGCAAAGATGCCAGTCAAAATCGGACGGTACGAGTACATCTCAGCTGTGCCTGGGGCGTCGGGAGTGGTGCAGGCGGTACCACACTCTGTCAAGGTCATCGGCGACATCCACATGCGGCCCAGCGATTTTGACTCTGGCGATGGACCATCGACCGTGTTGATTGTGTTCATCCCGATCCTCGTGGTTGCCCTCACAGTCCTCTTGGGAATCCTTATCTTCCTCATTGCGCTTCTGTGCATGAAGAGGCAGAGAGGCATccgccttgccgaggaTGGAGGACCTCTCGATCTGTCCAAGGGAGACGGCGTTATTGGCGAAGGCGGAGTCGAGGGCGTAGAACAACGATGGCTTGAGACTTGCAACGCCGATGTGCGGGAGGCCTATCTTCGGTCAAAGG ACTGGCAAGGCCAGTATCCTCCTTCGTCTGTGCCAACCGACATTACTCTGTCCCAGTTCCTCTCTATCCAAGAGAAGGGCGTCGCTGCATGGGCGTTCGAGCCCGACTACGAGGAGAACCTCTCGCTCTACGTGCAGTCACGCACCGAAATCACATTCCTTTCCGACGGCCCGGGTATGGCAGTCCGCGAGGGCGGTGGCAACTCGGTCATGGCCAACCTGCCGCTTCCCAAGCTTAACGAGGTCTACTATTGGGAGGTCAAGATGTATGAGAAACCGGTCACGACCGAGGTCGCCATTGGCCTCGCGACCAAGCCGTACCCGTCGTTCCGTCTGCCTGGATGGAATAGATCCTCTGTGGCCTACTTTGCGTCGGACGGTTTCAAGTCTCACAACTACCCGTTCACGGCGTCGTCCTACGGGCCTCCTCTTGCCGAGGGTGACGTCCTGGGCGTGGGTTATCGCCCCCGCACGGGCACTGTCTTCTTCACGCGCAACggccgcaagctcgaggactGTTACACGGGCCTGCATcgcctcaacctcttccCTACTGTCGGCGCCAACGGTCCTGCCACGCTACACGTCAACCTTGGCCAGGCTGGGTTCGTGTTCATCGAGGCCAACGTCAAGAAGTGGGGCCTTGCTCCAATGACCGGTACACTGGCTCCACCGCCTGCCTACGGCAGCGAGGGTGGAAGCATCCTCATCGAGGCTGGCTACGGCACACCTGGCTCGAGCCAGCCGAACCTGAGCGGCATCGGTGCACTCTTGGAGGCTGCACGCAACCGCGCGGTAGCCCACGGTTCTTCGTCTTCTACCCCTATTATTCCCTCTCGCTCTCTCGCTCACGCGCCATCTAcaccgcgctcgtcgagaaggcATCGCCGAAACCACTCAAACCTCATGCCCAGCCCGTTACGTGGTGGTGACCACTTGCACCCTGCAGAGGTGTCGTCGTACCGTTCTCCAACCGACACCCCACAGATCGAGGCGCGTGTacccgacgtcgaggacctcgactCGGATGGCAGCGACTCGGATACCGGTTCTGCCCGCTCGCCTCCAAACCCGCCCACACCCAACGTACTTGACATCTCAATGAACTCACTCCGTG TCACAAGCGAGAGCGGGACCCACGAGAGCGAGAACAGTGGCGAAACGGCCCGACCTCGTACGTTACAGCGCGAGCCAAGCCTCGGCCCGCCGCAAGActcgccgcctcccccCGGCTATGCGCCCCTCGACCCGCACGTCTACTCGCAGGGTCTGCCAGGCGACCTTCCAGAAGAGCTCATCAACCAGGCCATTGCGGCAATGAGTGATGT AGGTCCTTCAACACCGACGCCGGTGCggagcccgagcccgccCCCCAGAGGCCCGCTCGGGTGGCTCCGTGGTTTGACGGGTGGCGAGTAG
- a CDS encoding uncharacterized protein (Pyridoxamine 5'-phosphate oxidase), which translates to MVPRPHQSISRAKPEWQLLLESELAQNPRSTVYSLATVHEGAPRVRSVVHRTFSPSGLLLSTTDLRSSKSTQLGAESRTEIAWTLPTLVQFRVTGRAYIVPASGSPNLTRRGSQLKIAASYSSPRNPTPLRRTPSSAAGSSSPTTDEASGATNRDGKRGSVSSTSSLTPGGTAEASPTESLDTKSTTESIPGSGAASESISRSSSTKGRPRLHLTPTPNDLASSAGPSSPLGPGTPRSPRVSPPLSASSTSSYQFHLRPNVALNPAVTLDSESDIGLPKLAGTLSALVSWGVASNAPESSPSWWEAERARIWDSLSPALRATFGRPAPPGSTLADAPDQSTWITSLESNAKDPEESKGLIEAWQNFAVVALAPQRVEMLELSCEPHRRACWVRDGEAWIKEELVP; encoded by the exons ATGGTTCCCCGTCCACACCAGTCTATCTCGCGCGCCAAGCCTGAATGGCAGTTACTTCTCGAATCCGAGCTGGCCCAGAACCCACGCTCAACTG TATATTCGCTCGCGACCGTGCATGAGGGTGCGCCGCGTGTGCGCTCGGTTGTCCATCGTACTT TCTCGCCGAgtggcctcctcctcagcacGACCGACCTGCGCTCATCCAAGTCGACCCAGCTAGGCGCCGAATCGCGCACCGAGATCGCTTGGaccctccccaccctcgTCCAGTTCCGCGTCACTGGGCGCGCATACATCGTTCCCGCGAGTGGTTCCCCCAATCTGACCCGCAGGGGAAGCCAGCTCAAGATCGCAGCGTCAtactcgtcgccgcgcaaCCCGACTCCGCTTCGCAGGACACCGTCGAGTGCCGCGggctcatcctcgccaacgaccGATGAAGCTAGCGGCGCGACGAACAGGGACGGGAAGCGGGGGAGCGTCTCGAGCACATCATCGCTGACCCCTGGCGGCACGGCAGAGGCCAGTCCCACCGAGTCGCTCGACACCAAGAGCACGACTGAGAGCATTCCGGGGAGTGGCGCGGCCTCGGAATCCATCTCTAGGTCCAGCTCGACCAAGGGTAGGCCCAGACTCCAcctgacgccgacgccaaaCGATCTGGCATCGAGCGCAggcccgtcgtcgccccTTGGCCCGGGTACCCCGCGCTCGCCCCGCGTCTCGCCTCcgctctcggcgtcgagcaccAGCTCTTACCAGTTCCACCTCCGGCCCAACGTCGCTCTCAACCCGGCCGTCACGCTCGACTCGGAATCCGACATCGGCCTCCCCAAGTTGGCCGGCACGCTGTCTGCGCTCGTGAGCTGGGGCGTCGCGTCGAACGCACCCgagtcgtcgccgtcgtggTGGGAGGCTGAGCGTGCGCGGATCTGGGACAGCTTGAGCCCAGCGTTGCGCGCGACGTTTGGCCGTCCTGCCCCACCTGGTTCGACACTTGCGGACGCGCCGGACCAGAGCACCTGGATCACAAGCTTGGAGTCAAACGCCAAGGACCCTGAAGAGTCAAAGGGCCTCATCGAGGCGTGGCAGAACTTTGCTGTCGTTGCGCTCGCTCCCCAGCGCGTGGAGATGCTCGAGCTCTCGTGCGAgccccaccgccgcgcgtgctgggtgcgcgatggcgaggcgtggatcaaggaggagcttgtGCCGTGA